The Elgaria multicarinata webbii isolate HBS135686 ecotype San Diego chromosome 1, rElgMul1.1.pri, whole genome shotgun sequence genome includes the window tCTTAATGACCTTTTTGTGGAAAGAAGACAGACTCAAGCagagggaaaacatgggagggttacaagtggaagatgacattgtgtggggtacttccagatgaggcttttattgtgccatcacccTTCCTCCTTCAATGATTTTATGGGGGATCCAggcatcatcttccacttgtaaccctcctgtggtttcccacttcttccacttttttttcttattgcagaaaatcccttaagggaaaaaaaagatggaattggtGCACAAAGCCTTCTGTGCCTCATTGGTAGTATTAGGATCCCTCAATTTTGAAGCACCTCTGAACCCCCTATAAAATCTGGGAATGAGGAACtgtgattgcataataaaagcctgggctggaagcaccccaaggttGCACCTAAGCCATCCTTGCAAAGTTACCAGAGGTGTAGCTCCTATTGGATTGCCTGCTTCATTGGATGGGCAGCAAGTAGGTGCCCTTGCCTTCCAGAATCCAGCTTCAAGCAGACTCAGTGGAAgcaggtggctccgatttcggcggggctctgaatccattccatctgccccatacactcaggtcctctgggaagaatctacttcagtctgccaaaattaggctgacaaatattacccagaggactttctcccagactgtggaatggcctgccggaggagactcttcaacttaacagtcttttagcatttaagaaagctgtagagactgatctattctggcaggcctatctagtggaattttaggatgttttaataatgtatacttgttttaaattcagttttatgtatttatactttgtTGTTCCCACCTTGAttcaaacggagaggtgggtaagaaataaatttattattattattcagtcagaatcagccagaagtctaaaggagctatccaaggtgctgaactccaaCCCCCGactaggttcagcaccctggtTAGCTCACATCAGTGTTTCTgggtgaaacccagaatggctacacagccccaccgaaaccgGAGCCACCAATTTCCCTCTGAGTGGACTTGAACCCTCCTTTCATAAGAGAACATTAGACACTCCCATTGCTTCCCACTTTCCAGAACTGAACCTTGTCAGGACGGGCATTACCCGAGAGCCTTTGGGGGAGTACAGAAGCCGGAGCGCGAGGAGAAGAAAGAACCCTCCGAGCCTCTTGACTTGGAAGGCAGCCGGACGGTGTTTAATGGGACTTCCTCCGAGCTCAagaagcagccgccgccgccgtccaacACGGGATGGACTCTCGCACGTTCCTTTCCCGCGCCTGCTCCCTCGGTTAACATGTTGCTCCTCGCTTGCCTCAAGCTGTCCAGCGGCCAACTGCACACTCCctgttgctgccgccgctgctgctctcTGGTCTCTCACAAGGGGGAGAAGCGGGAAGGAGACCCCTCCCTCGTTCCAGAAGCGTCCGCTCCCCTCGCCCTCCTTCTCCTCGCTCCTGGGGGGAGGGCGACGGCGTAGGCGGCGACGGCGCGGAGCAAGTGACTGGGGAGGCGGATTTTTTTGAGCCAGGCGGGCTCCtcagagcggcggcggcggcggcggcggagagcCGAGCGGGTCACTCTGGCAGTCCGCCTGGGGTCTCGGTTGGTCGGCCGGGGAGACAGcctccccctcgctcgcccgtctcCTTTATGGACGAGCACCTGAGCCTTCTGCGCTCGCCGGCCGCCCCGTCCTCTTGCAGGCACCCGaggggcggcagcagcggcagccgcGTCGGCGGCGTCAGCGCGGTGGGGAGCAGCCACCACAACTTGGGCTACAGCGAGCAGCTCTTCCCCGAGGGCGCGCTCTCCGGCCCTGAGGaagggcaggaggaagaggaagacgaagaggaggaagacgacgacgacgacgaggagctTGAGGGGGGCATGATTGTGGTGGGTGGAGAGGACCCTCTGATCGACGAGACCCAGAACCCCCATGCCCCGCTGGGAGGGGAGCGCTATGATCACCCTATTGCCCACACATTGCCGCCCCCCAACCATCACCCGGTGGGCAACAGTGGGGATGGAGAGCATGAGTGTTGTGAGCGGGTGGTGATCAACATCTCCGGCCTGCGGTTCGAGACCCAGCTCAAGACACTGGCCCAGTTCCCGGAGACATTGCTGGGTGACCCCCGCAAGAGGATGCGCTACTTTGACCCCCTCCgcaatgaatatttctttgacCGCAACCGGCCCAGCTTCGATGCCATCCTCTACTACTACCAGTCCGGAGGCCGCATCCGGCGCCCTGTCAATGTCCCCATTGACATCTTTTCAGAAGAGATCCGTTTCTATCAGTTGGGCGAGGTGGCCATGGAAAAATTTAGAGAAGATGAAGGTTTCATTCGTGAGGAGcagagacctctgcctgagaaGGAATTCCAACGCCAGGTGTGGCTCCTCTTTGAGTACCCGGAGAGTTCTGGACCAGCTCGGGGCATTGCTATAGTCTCTGTCTTAGTTATCCTCATCTCCATTGTCATTTTCTGCCTAGAAACCTTGCCTGAGTTCAGAGATGACCGTGACTATGAAAGCACTGCAGGGACATTTGGGACTGGTGGTGGTCCTTTTGTGGCAGATGTGTTCACCAATTCGTCTTCCCCAGCGACCTCCATGGTGTCATCTTTCACTGATCCCTTTTTTGTGGTGGAGACTCTGTGCATTATCTGGTTCTCCTTTGAGCTGCTTGTCCGCTTCTTTGCTTGCCCCAGCAAGCCCACCTTCTCCAAGAACATTATGAACATAATTGACATTGTAGCCATTATACCTTATTTCATCACTTTGGGTACTGAGTTGGCTGAGAGGCAGGGGAATGGTCAACAAGCGATGTCTCTGGCTATCCTCAGAGTCATCCGGCTAGTTAGAGTCTTTCGTATATTCAAGCTTTCTCGGCACTCCAAGGGGTTGCAGATCTTGGGACAAACCCTCAAGGCCAGCATGAGGGAACTGGGCTTGCTCATATTCTTCCTCTTCATTGGAGTTATCCTCTTTTCTAGTGCTGTCTACTTTGCAGAAGCTGATGATCCCAGCTCAAGTTTCAGCAGTATCCCTGATGCCTTTTGGTGGGCAGTAGTGACCATGACCACGGTGGGTTATGGGGACATGCACCCGGTCACTATCGGAGGCAAAATAGTAGGGTCTCTCTGTGCCATAGCTGGGGTGCTGACCATTGCCTTGCCCGTTCCTGTGATAGTCTCCAACTTCAACTACTTTTATCACCGGGAAACAGAAGGTGAAGAACAAGCCCAGTATATGCATGTAGGAAGCTGCCAGCACCTCTCCTCCACTGAGGAGCTGAGAAAGGCTCGTAGCAACTCCACTCTCAGCAAGTCAGAGTACATGGTGATAGAAGAGGGAGGCATCAGTAATAGTGCATTCAAACAGGCTACCTTTAAAACAggcaactgcacagccacaaaCAATCCTAACTGTGTGAATATTAAAAAGATCTTTACAGATGTTTAAAATATACCCTTCCGAGGATATAGAAAAATATCACAGAAGGTCTGCGTAATCAGTATTGTGAGGAACATGCACTATCATCCGTCTTTGTGCTCTTGTTTAATAAATGTACTTTTCTGGTCCTTCCTTCTGAAGATGTGGATTTTTAGAAGGTAAAAGAATCAAGCAGATGTTAAGAAAGAAGATAGATAAGCGGATACAAAGAAGTACGTGCTGCTTCCTCTTAAAACAGGTTTTTGTTCTGCACTGTTTGTTGCAGAGCTTTGGGGTTTTGTTGGGATACTTGCTTCTTGTCTGATTTTGCAAAGAGCAACTCTgttgcttgttttcttttccctTACATATATGCACTTGTTGGACTTAATGTTATAAAGTGAAAGAAAGGTGAATGTAAACATATGATTTAAATTTCACAAAGCGTTTCTGCCATCACATCGTAGAACGATGCCTGCTGCTGAAACATCTGATGTGTGTCATACGAGGGTACAATCTAGATTTCTTTATGCCAGGTTAGAGCCTGTGTGCACTCTGAATCTGTCCATGGCATATGTGTAATCATTTTGATATAATGAGGGAAAAGTATGTATTGTGATTCTGGATTTCTTTGGTTTGCAAAATCAGAGAATTGCTTCCTTGAATTTGAAATTCTGCCTGCATATAGTATAGTGGAAAATACTTCTTCCTACTTAACAAGTGACTAACTGGATCATATCCTGAGTGTCTGGTGTTCTACATATCGTGAATTGTCAGGCTTCTAATAATTCACTGATGGGCTTTTGCAGTGACTGCAGCCTCAATTGAAAACCTTAGAAACAAAGGGGATATTTCCATCTTTTCCCATCGTATGTAAGATAAGCGGTTGCATCTCTCACAAGAAGATTAAAGTGGCAAACACGCCTTGCAGCGGAAGTTACTAATTTGGACCTGAGTGATGCAGTTTCCATAGCAACTTTGGTTTCCTGGGAAACTCCCAAAGGTTGTCATGgcatcccttccctccccccacagtcCTTTGCTGTTTCCATAGTAACCATTCCAGATGGTTCCAACTTCTGCGGTTCCACAGAAAAGCCGCTGCTCtgataaatcacacacacacacacaccagagcaaTAATCCCTGAGAGATTTAGGTGTGGAAACTAGGCATTATTCTATATGCAACATTTTTAGAT containing:
- the KCNA3 gene encoding potassium voltage-gated channel subfamily A member 3 — protein: MDEHLSLLRSPAAPSSCRHPRGGSSGSRVGGVSAVGSSHHNLGYSEQLFPEGALSGPEEGQEEEEDEEEEDDDDDEELEGGMIVVGGEDPLIDETQNPHAPLGGERYDHPIAHTLPPPNHHPVGNSGDGEHECCERVVINISGLRFETQLKTLAQFPETLLGDPRKRMRYFDPLRNEYFFDRNRPSFDAILYYYQSGGRIRRPVNVPIDIFSEEIRFYQLGEVAMEKFREDEGFIREEQRPLPEKEFQRQVWLLFEYPESSGPARGIAIVSVLVILISIVIFCLETLPEFRDDRDYESTAGTFGTGGGPFVADVFTNSSSPATSMVSSFTDPFFVVETLCIIWFSFELLVRFFACPSKPTFSKNIMNIIDIVAIIPYFITLGTELAERQGNGQQAMSLAILRVIRLVRVFRIFKLSRHSKGLQILGQTLKASMRELGLLIFFLFIGVILFSSAVYFAEADDPSSSFSSIPDAFWWAVVTMTTVGYGDMHPVTIGGKIVGSLCAIAGVLTIALPVPVIVSNFNYFYHRETEGEEQAQYMHVGSCQHLSSTEELRKARSNSTLSKSEYMVIEEGGISNSAFKQATFKTGNCTATNNPNCVNIKKIFTDV